One Carassius auratus strain Wakin unplaced genomic scaffold, ASM336829v1 scaf_tig00009973, whole genome shotgun sequence genomic window, atatatatatatatatatatatatatatatatatatatatatatatatatatatatatatatatatatatatatatatatatataatggaagtAATTTGTCATTTATATCCTTGTTATatatatgtcatatttatttgtttgatcagTGTCTTTTTGATTTGTTTGCTGTGGCAAAGCTCTTTgaaacaactaaaataaaatcatagaaaaaaaaaatagccacaTATGTGCTAAAAGAGTTTTCTTATTTTCCGTGACATAAGAAAGAGTAGAGAGAAATCTGTCCTCATTAATGAACATCCCGCATTATGCATCAACAAatcttggccttttttttttttaaagaaacaaaaaatcttactgttctaTTATGACCTGTACATTATTAAAGAatcaaaatgcatgcattttttatttttttttgtaaatctttaGTCTGAAGGTAAGACCGGAAGTATTAAGAGGAACAATATCTTTTCATCACTGTGTTGCTCATATTGCAAAAAAACAGAACTTGGTGAACTCAGTCTCTCCGCCCACTATCAAACTATATATACAGTGATTTCCAGTGAGAGCTCATTGATTGTCTTCATCATGACCAtcatctctctgctcctgctggtCTCTCTGCTGCCACACATGACCTTCACTGGTGAGACTGATTAAAAAACAgcacattattcaaatgttttaagaacattacatttttatttactgaagAAGCTGATTTGGCACTATCTCTCTCTCAGATCATGTGAATGTGGGTATAGTGAACGGCACAGAAGCAAAACCCCACTCCAGACCTTACATGGTTTCTGTTCAGTTGAATAAGAAACACATCTGTGGTGGATTCCTCATTTCTGATGAGTTTGTGTTGACTGCTGGTCATTGCAGGGAAGGGTGAGGGTTTgtgtagttacaataattttGTGACTGCTGTGCATTGTATGATGTAACTGAGCATCATGACTTTCTCTTTCAACAGGACTCAGATTCTGACGGTTGTGATTGGTGCTCATGACTTAAGGAACAGTAAGAATTCAGATCGTATCGGAGTGAATTCCTACATAAAACATCCAAGTTATATAACTGATCCTCCTCAGAATGGCATCATGCTTTTGAGGGTAAAAACTTGTATTACATTTAGCTGTTGACAACTTCACAAACATCACTATAATCAGCAGAAGTTCAATTTTATAAAAGAAGATTAAATTAGTTTATACCACGGGGCTGATGAATGctttaatctgattggctgatgaacgtTCTAAGCTGTGCAATGATTTTCTGGGAAATGTATGGagaacgtagttccaggcagctctcttgaccgcaCAAAAAGGTGTTGTCAGCGCTGACCTGATGATTTTATCTGTTAGCCTATATAGTGTACCaacttaaaggctacacatgacatttcttaCTAGCGAGGAGACAGCGCTGTCTAGAGACGCTGCGGAAGAAGAGTGTTTATAGACGCACAGAGGTACGctagcctaattcacacaagctctctcttttttttctctctttctctctctctctctctctctctctctctgcgtctctgtttctctcactctctttctaatgacttcattaataactgcattagaatgatatcaacggctcaagcctccattatcagctttaaaattatgttttggaactagcaaaagaggcgttgtatgagatgcggaagaaataatcctactcacaatagcgatTAAAAAACCCCCGGAtgaatccctttaaataaatcatCGGATCGATTTATTAAGGTGTGGTGACCATagtataagtggaataattgCCTCCGGGCCGTTGAACTATTAGAAAAATTATGCACACCTGAGGTGTAAAGGCATcaccacctcgggtgtgcattatttaattcaacgtcaattattccttacttattTATAACAGTTGTGTTTTTGAATTACAGTTACAGGAAAAAGTCAACGTAAATAACTATGTTAACTGGATACCGTTACCAAAAGATGGGGGAGATGTCGAAGCAGATACTATCTGTAGTGTTGCAGGCTGGGGACAACTGGAGACTAACGGCCAAAACAGCAATCGTCTAATGGAGGCAAGCGTGTATATACTGAATAACacacaatgtgaaaaaaaatgggGAACAATCTACTCCATCTCAATGATGATGTGCACACGTGGCCATGGTGGATCCTGCCGTGTACGTACAAAAGATGATTCACAGAACTGATTGTGTTAATTAGTGAACTGAGTGTCAATAGATAGAGTATTTGGCATTTTAGTGATGTGTTGTTCTGGGTTTCTTCACAGTATGACTCAGGAGGTCCTTTGGTTTGTGGAGACATTGCAGTTGGCATCACAGAATTTGGATCTAATCTTCAGTGCAATTCACCTCAGCTTCCAAATGTGTATACTAAGATTTCAGCATATATTCAATGGATCAACagcataattaaaaatgtaaagtgagATAAGTTCTTGAATTCCTCTGTATAACCTCTTTCAGTAAAAGTATAATCTGGCAATCATCAATCATTTAAAGTGTCTTTATtgccacatacatacatatacatgcatactgtacacacatatacactggacacacacacatacagaagtgTTGCAAATAtagacttgtatatatttttttacgttttcaAATTGATTTGTAAATTTGGATGTATTGCACTGCATgtaaaatgcataaattgaatGTGGCTACACTAGAATCTTTGTAAGTTTTTCACAATTTTAGCAGATTTTAATGTGCCCCTGTTATGCTATTAGGAAGGATCAtaatttaaatttacagtaaatttcacaTTAGTCTCTAATTTGTTCCCCCTGTTTTTCTTtacgatgagacaaaaccaataaaacccataataaacgaggcatttgttgcatccagtggggacataattactataatgacttatactgtgtttttacacattGTGTTGTGTATCGCgcccagtggtgtcaaaagtattggcattcattactcaagtagaagtatagatactagggattaaaaagacttttgtagaagttgaagtatcaactcaaggtttttactcaagtaaaagtgtaaaagtactggtttaaaaactacttaaagtataaaagtaaaagtaatgtaaggaaaaaaaaatgccattaagaacaaaagcttaggccgcgcctaaaaaaatttgggatgcactaggctacctgtttcagccgcatatatgcccattgaaaattaacgcactttagtacaatgcaaattcattaaaagactagagatatgattactagttgcctataagtattgttatggtgcaaaaagtcaaacttcagaggcatgtcatcaataacctttaatggaatataaatgtacatccaagcttagctgcaggaatctgcgagggcaaatTGCAGGCTTAGTAATGATTAACAAACTACCTCAACTACCTTGAACTCGCTAccaaactacctacagtagcttaatttgtggaggacgaagagaaagcacccatttgggaaatgtgccttttcgatacttttataATGGTACGggcgcctaaacggtgcctgaaccaatacttaaaaaaaaaaaaaaaaaaaaaaaactatggataacattaaagaacattacaaatatttaaaataaatccatagctttcctacgctccttggatgctctcatttctcaAGATGTGCtccccttaatctaaggctaataaatgtatttcacaatctgggtcattatttaatacaacacCACACATAATtattctactgtatctctgtcactcactctgatatttagttaagatgagtgctgtctgtcactgtctttaatcagttctgtgaattactggaTGGCCATTCTTtgtaaagtagcaacaatgtcgtttgtaaagtacagtactgtgcaaaagtcttaggcacattagtattttcaccccaaaaaagggttttaagccagttatttatatcttttgctgtagtgtgtcagaaggaaatatcagtttgccattaattttcataataatctagtgcgattttgaatgcacgaACAGTCtgacaatggcaaaatgaatttttggaaatgtaaactgatattttatacggACACACTACAGactataaataactggccgaaaaccattcttttaagtgaaaatactaacatgcctaagacttttgcacagtagtgtatgtataaagtacgtatgattaaattaagtatatttaaataagtgtaattaaagtatgtgttcgttcatatgtgtcaAGGgatagattttcgctggaggaaacaccTGTGgtgtgacaagcgaaaactttatttaaattcatttaaaatggacagtggcaaagtggaaaactgttctgtggtcagacgattcaaaatttgaagttattttttggaaaactgggacgccatgtcatccggaccaAAGAgtacaaggacaacccaagttgttaccggcgctcagttcagaagcctgcatttCTGATGgaatggggttgcatgagtgcgtgtggcatgggcagcttacacatctggaaaggcaccatcaatactgaaaggtatatccaagttctagaacaacatatgcttcaatccagacatcgtctctttcagggaagaccttggaTTTTCCAACATGGCAATGCCAGAcaacatactgcatcaattacaacatcatggctgcgtagaagaaagATCCAGGTtttgaaatgaccagcctgcagtccagatctttcacccatagaaaatatttggcacatcataaagaggatgatgcgacaaagaagacctaagacagataagcaactagaagcctgtactagacaagaatgggacaacattcctattccaaaacttgagcaacttgtctcctcagtcgcCAGACGTTTGGAGACATGGCCTtgccccaacttttttgagatatgTTGAGgacatgaaatgtaaaatatttatttaaaataatttatttttcccttaaaatgatacattttgtcagtttaaacattttatatgtcatctatgttgtgtTCTGAAtacaatattgaaatttgaaacttccacatcattgcattctgtttttattcacaaattgTAAAGGgtctcaacttttttggaatcggttttGTAATCCCATGTGCATGATTCCATTCAAATCTGGTGAATTTAGGTCAGAGTTTTAGCTGGAACTCagtggtgctctctgctggtagggaatCATAAGTTGGTGGCTTGAACACTTCTATTGGCTTCACTGCCTGTCGGCAGTTTAGAACACAATGAGCAATCCAGTCATTATATATAGATCACTGACTCTAGTCCTTTGCCACGTCACAAATTGTGACATCAATGCAATGTAGATTTTAAACCCGGAAGATGAAAATAGCGCAAAAAGGCTTttgcccttttttttctttttttttaccagtttccTCCAAAAGTTACAGTTATTAGATTCTAAAATTGTCTTCTATGATGTGTAACACACACTCCTCTGCTAAAATCTTAGGAAAAGTAGTCTcaggtttcatgaccctttaaggCGCAATTCTGCCACCTGGGAGGTCAGCCAAGTACTGGTGCTGGAGTATTTGAGTGTTTTGTTATCATAAGAgtcctgttcattttaaatattgtggtTATCGCCAATACCGGTATATCGTCATACCCTAACTTAACATTATATTGACATTTCACGATTTGaatatcataatattaaaatatggaATATTCTGAATATTTGGTGATCGTCAGTACCAGTATATTGCAACACCCCTAGCACTGTCATATCTGACTATATGGCATATAGCCTATAAAATgctcttttaatattatttttatattttggaagGGGTCAAATTTCCATATGTGGCTTCAAGAACCAGATGCATTTATACTTGTCCAGTTTAGTCTGGAATCTGGCCCAGACCACCTATTGACGTGGTTTGAGCGATCAGATTTAAATGTGTCTTGAAAGTGTTTCGGAGGGCATTTACACCTGGTCTTTTCATGTTCGGATAGCCCTACTGGTCTGTGtacattttgatttgtttttcagtttgaaatgaaataaggtgaaatgagaaaattagtttttacatttttttcatttgttcaaaacaataaaaaaaaattgctcgaTTTCCTTTTTATGACACGCCTCTTTCTGATGATTGGTCAACCAAATCGGAGGCCATGGTGTCATCATCAGTTCGTTCAACAAAATAATCTGCTGCTGTAAGGGATAGGTCCTAGATCAGGCTTTCTTTTGTGTAACCTTGTGTAACGTTTTGCAGAAATATTTATTCCAGAAATTTTAATCAGCCTTTTTAATTTAGCAGTGCACGTTGTTAAATCTGTATGGTTAAGCTGCACTACCCATAGACAGCGCAGAACGGATAAGAAGCGGAATAAATAGAATAGACTTAGGGGGATCCCCCAgatatttttcagtaaaaaattttaaaaagcttttaaaagctagttcatgcatttatgacctctagactggtctattgtaatgcacttcttggtggttgtccagcatctttaataaacaagctacaggtagtccaaaatgcagcagctagattccttaccaggtcaagaaaatatgagcATAATAccacaattttacagtctctgcactggctacctattaagttccttatcagttacaaattattattacttatctATAAGGCCTTAAATGGTTTAggtcctgtgtacctaactagccttctatcACGTtgcaatccatcacgctccctaaggtcacaaaacactggacttttggtagttcctagtatagcaaagtcctctaaaggagatagagctttttcacatttggctcccaaactctggaatagccttcctgataatgttcggggttcagacacactctctctgtttaaatctagattaaaaacgcatctctttcccCAAGCATTctaataatgtatcttaaattgtgagtgtagttgcatctaatcaaatgtgcatttttattctttagcttgggttaaactaattaattttactttgttggaacagcagctatgctaacgatgtctctatttgtttctatgttttgccacgggatttacatcctgtaggatttacacaagctccagtctggatccagaacacctgagaagagatgatgctgaccctcagaggacctcagatgatgctaaccctgaatcaacaaacaggactagcaaatattgctacaagtgtgacttcatcatataataattattaattattaataatattaataatgttcatcatctggctgactacgtcttgcaTTAAtgtttctacaaatcctgtcatacgtgcacaaactgacagtaacCACTtttaagctattactaaatattgtagaaacataattttctgtaaagttgctttgtaacgattcatattgtaaaaagcgctatacaaataaacttgaattgaattgaacaactATAATCACCaaaatagtatttaataaataataatatgaaataaataacatCAGCCATTATAAACATTGCTATGCAATTCAGTCAAAAGTACAAAGACAGCGCTCTAAAATACAGCATTAAATATAGAATATAACATTTTGAGACTTTGTCTTCAGCCAAAACCATTTTGCTCTGGGACAAATAATAGATTGATGAGAGCAAAGCGAGTTCAAAtagagttttgacaaaaaaaaggttttataaaaaaataaaactcacatatttcagcctctaaatcatttttataaaagtcaaaaagtgaaacttactgacattacaatgcacattatcttttattattaatagtatgcagtctgatttttcccgttgtgtctgtcgttgctatgtaACCATGCAGCTTTACAGGTGGGAGCTTTACAGGAGGTATGgcttatgtaaatgagatgtaatgagatgtaaatga contains:
- the LOC113072707 gene encoding complement factor D-like, with the translated sequence MTIISLLLLVSLLPHMTFTDHVNVGIVNGTEAKPHSRPYMVSVQLNKKHICGGFLISDEFVLTAGHCREGTQILTVVIGAHDLRNSKNSDRIGVNSYIKHPSYITDPPQNGIMLLRLQEKVNVNNYVNWIPLPKDGGDVEADTICSVAGWGQLETNGQNSNRLMEASVYILNNTQCEKKWGTIYSISMMMCTRGHGGSCRYDSGGPLVCGDIAVGITEFGSNLQCNSPQLPNVYTKISAYIQWINSIIKNVK